A region of uncultured Anaeromusa sp. DNA encodes the following proteins:
- a CDS encoding DUF2442 domain-containing protein: MMDLLRIVKVIAKPYWLEIFFDNQATIILNMEPRLNSLRFAELKEPAVFEQAVTDGQYIRWGNQVEISVNEIFHLAQK, translated from the coding sequence ATGATGGATTTGCTGCGTATTGTTAAGGTAATAGCCAAACCATATTGGCTGGAAATATTCTTTGATAATCAGGCTACTATCATTTTGAATATGGAGCCAAGGCTAAATAGTCTTCGCTTTGCAGAATTAAAGGAACCGGCTGTGTTTGAACAGGCGGTCACCGATGGACAATATATTCGCTGGGGTAACCAAGTGGAGATTTCGGTAAACGAAATATTTCATTTGGCGCAAAAATAA
- a CDS encoding LuxR C-terminal-related transcriptional regulator has product MLKSKQYNARGLFLSERLTAVLKKIPDYFLTIIEAPMGYGKTTAVKEYLNQAETEWLWQTVYDQETAHFWHDFCQVIAFIDDECAFKLEELGMPDDAVTRRAAVQLLAGITLNRAIVLVIDDYHLLQDENVHEFIVLLARKELPHLHLVLTTRAVALDALDELKLKGIAQHITQGALELTPAEIIRYYKICGISLKKEEADRLYLYTEGWISALYLCLLEFLQEGRVEKPATMQDLLARVVYQPLTEELKEFLLCICLFPSITEAQAQAMWCQDDAATLLRQLLAQNAFMQFNARTRTYQIHTIFAEYLRRMFAAQEETVRREIWRRAGLWYVETEDYRAAMNSFYQAGDFERLLTSLERDKGNSINSEYKDTIIHYFEECPQKTRAQHPVAGVLFCRELLLFGEMERFYQYAQELTEDLNRIDDETKRNWLQGEMELVGMFTKYNDIAAMAEHIKKAHALLPGASRLSDHNTPWTLGSPSVLYMFYREKGRLQQHTQTLLEAMPSYYALTNGHGAGVEHVMQGELQYGQGDFESAEISSHKALELARSGKQIGSIVSVLFLQLRLAFQRGDLQTVQALLEEMYTEIQLSRQSLYLHTADLCGAFVAAQLKQPESIAPWIRQGEFFSSRLLFPAQGYFNIIYGQVLLAAGEERKLLGISEQLLETAALFPNLLAQIYLYIYIAAANEKLFRREAARQALSSALELAIPDGLLMPFVENAAYVESLLDEAVRGKYRKEGAKLAKLVPHYQKSLLRMQQDAPELTQREQEIVALATEGLTNKEIGAELGISENTVKTQLKRIFEKLGIRSRALLKKN; this is encoded by the coding sequence ATGTTGAAAAGCAAGCAATATAATGCTCGTGGTCTGTTCCTTTCGGAGCGGTTGACTGCTGTACTAAAAAAAATTCCCGACTATTTTTTAACGATTATCGAAGCGCCCATGGGGTATGGGAAAACAACGGCGGTAAAAGAATATTTAAACCAAGCGGAAACTGAGTGGTTGTGGCAAACAGTATACGATCAGGAAACAGCACATTTCTGGCATGACTTTTGTCAAGTTATAGCATTTATCGACGACGAATGTGCTTTCAAACTGGAAGAACTGGGGATGCCGGATGATGCTGTGACTCGTAGAGCGGCGGTGCAGCTTCTTGCAGGGATTACGCTCAATCGTGCCATTGTGCTGGTGATTGACGACTATCATTTACTGCAGGACGAAAATGTTCATGAATTTATTGTGTTGTTGGCAAGAAAAGAGCTTCCGCATTTACACTTGGTTCTTACGACGCGGGCAGTTGCCTTGGATGCTCTTGACGAACTGAAGCTCAAGGGGATTGCCCAGCATATTACCCAAGGAGCATTAGAATTGACGCCGGCGGAAATTATCCGTTATTACAAGATTTGCGGTATTTCCTTGAAAAAAGAAGAAGCTGACAGGCTGTATCTTTATACTGAAGGCTGGATCAGTGCGTTGTATTTATGTTTATTGGAATTTTTGCAAGAAGGGCGGGTAGAAAAACCCGCTACCATGCAGGACCTTTTGGCGCGGGTAGTATATCAACCATTAACAGAAGAACTAAAAGAATTTTTGCTCTGTATCTGTTTGTTTCCGAGTATTACTGAAGCCCAAGCGCAAGCTATGTGGTGCCAGGATGATGCGGCGACGCTGCTGCGGCAATTGTTGGCGCAGAATGCTTTTATGCAGTTCAATGCGCGGACGCGCACCTATCAGATACATACGATTTTTGCCGAATACTTGCGGCGGATGTTTGCTGCCCAGGAAGAGACGGTGAGGCGAGAAATCTGGAGACGGGCTGGACTTTGGTATGTAGAGACGGAAGACTATCGAGCGGCGATGAACTCTTTTTATCAGGCGGGCGATTTTGAGAGATTGCTGACGTCGCTGGAACGTGATAAAGGCAACAGCATTAATAGCGAGTACAAAGATACAATCATTCACTATTTTGAGGAATGCCCTCAGAAGACTCGAGCGCAGCATCCTGTTGCCGGTGTCCTTTTCTGTCGAGAACTGTTGTTATTTGGAGAAATGGAACGGTTTTATCAGTATGCTCAGGAATTGACGGAGGATCTCAACCGTATTGACGATGAGACAAAGAGAAATTGGCTGCAAGGAGAAATGGAACTTGTAGGCATGTTCACGAAGTATAACGACATTGCGGCGATGGCGGAACATATCAAAAAGGCGCATGCTTTATTGCCGGGAGCCTCTCGTTTGAGTGATCACAATACGCCGTGGACGTTAGGCTCACCTTCCGTTCTCTACATGTTTTATCGGGAAAAAGGGAGGCTCCAGCAGCATACACAAACGCTCCTGGAGGCTATGCCTTCTTATTATGCGTTGACGAATGGTCATGGCGCCGGTGTGGAGCATGTGATGCAGGGAGAGCTGCAGTATGGGCAGGGCGACTTTGAAAGTGCCGAAATTAGCAGTCATAAGGCGCTGGAGTTGGCTAGAAGCGGGAAGCAGATTGGCAGTATAGTCAGCGTGTTGTTTCTCCAATTGCGTCTGGCTTTTCAACGAGGTGATCTGCAGACGGTACAAGCACTGCTGGAGGAGATGTATACGGAAATTCAGCTTAGTAGGCAGTCTTTGTATTTGCATACGGCCGATTTGTGCGGGGCTTTTGTTGCGGCGCAGTTAAAGCAGCCGGAAAGTATTGCGCCATGGATTCGCCAAGGGGAGTTTTTTTCGAGCCGTCTTCTTTTTCCAGCCCAGGGTTACTTTAACATCATTTATGGTCAGGTTCTTTTAGCGGCAGGAGAAGAAAGAAAGCTGTTAGGTATTTCGGAACAACTATTGGAGACGGCGGCCTTATTTCCTAATCTGCTGGCCCAGATTTATCTCTACATTTATATTGCGGCGGCTAATGAAAAGTTGTTTCGTAGGGAAGCGGCGAGGCAGGCGCTGTCTTCTGCGTTGGAGCTGGCGATTCCAGATGGTCTGCTTATGCCTTTTGTGGAAAATGCTGCCTATGTAGAGAGTCTTCTAGACGAGGCTGTTCGTGGAAAGTATCGTAAGGAAGGGGCAAAGCTTGCCAAGCTGGTGCCACACTATCAAAAGTCGCTGCTACGGATGCAGCAGGATGCTCCTGAGCTGACGCAACGGGAGCAAGAGATTGTAGCTTTAGCGACAGAAGGACTGACGAACAAAGAGATTGGTGCAGAATTAGGGATTTCCGAAAATACAGTGAAGACACAGCTTAAACGTATTTTTGAAAAACTGGGTATTCGTTCGCGGGCGTTGTTGAAGAAAAATTAA
- a CDS encoding DUF1848 domain-containing protein, with protein MIISASRRTDIPALYSEWLLRRLQEGVVYVANPRNPKCLTKVDLDPVGVDCLVFWTKNPRAMLPKLSALDAMGYRYYFQFTLTPYDQRVEKRLPAKTEIIENFKRLSDKVGPRRVIWRYDPIVFSEECNEAYHLQQFAALSNTLSGYTEQCTISFLDMYAKMRGRMQTVGFREGEETTRKRLAQGFAAIAKEHKMVVASCSEQGDLAACGVKPAACIDASLIEQLTGYPLQVEKDANQRVACGCCGSIDIGVYDSCSLGCLYCYATTSEKKTLQFVKRHDPHAPMLQGYPQGDEVVTVKKALSHKILQMTLF; from the coding sequence ATGATTATCAGCGCCAGCAGGCGGACCGATATTCCTGCGCTTTATTCGGAGTGGCTTCTTAGGCGTCTCCAAGAAGGGGTTGTATATGTTGCGAATCCGCGCAATCCTAAGTGCCTTACCAAAGTGGATCTGGACCCAGTCGGTGTGGACTGCCTGGTGTTCTGGACGAAGAATCCCCGGGCTATGCTGCCGAAACTGTCTGCACTTGATGCGATGGGGTATCGTTATTATTTTCAGTTTACCCTTACGCCGTATGACCAAAGGGTGGAAAAGAGACTGCCAGCTAAAACGGAAATTATAGAAAACTTTAAGCGCTTAAGTGATAAAGTGGGCCCGCGGCGCGTGATTTGGCGTTACGACCCTATTGTTTTCAGCGAAGAATGTAACGAAGCCTATCATTTGCAGCAATTTGCAGCCTTGAGTAACACTCTTAGTGGTTACACGGAACAGTGCACAATCAGTTTTTTGGATATGTACGCGAAGATGCGAGGACGCATGCAAACAGTGGGCTTTCGAGAAGGCGAGGAGACAACGCGCAAGCGGCTTGCGCAAGGCTTTGCTGCTATTGCCAAGGAGCATAAGATGGTTGTGGCAAGCTGTTCAGAGCAAGGGGATCTAGCTGCCTGTGGCGTTAAGCCGGCAGCTTGCATTGATGCATCGTTAATCGAGCAGCTTACAGGGTACCCACTGCAAGTGGAAAAGGATGCTAACCAGAGAGTTGCTTGCGGTTGTTGTGGAAGCATTGATATTGGCGTTTATGACAGTTGTTCTTTAGGCTGTTTGTATTGCTATGCTACAACAAGTGAAAAAAAGACGTTGCAATTCGTCAAGCGGCACGACCCACATGCGCCTATGCTGCAGGGCTATCCGCAGGGAGATGAAGTTGTGACAGTGAAAAAGGCGTTATCACATAAAATTTTACAGATGACATTATTTTGA
- a CDS encoding DNA alkylation repair protein, with product MNTSIKEMLEGMADPKYQQFAAALLPNVDNLLGVRLPLLRKLAQKIAKEDWRSYLRSKDPCYFEETMLQGMILGYVRTDVEELLAYVVEFVPRIDNWSVCDSFCSGLKFTQNHKELVWNFLQPYLVSTQEYEIRFGVVMLLSFFIEEDYIDSVLLRLHALRQEGYYAKMAVAWALSICYVKFSELTLVSLQSSPLDTFTYNKALQKITESYRVDAESKIKIRSMRRN from the coding sequence GTGAATACTAGTATTAAAGAAATGCTGGAAGGAATGGCCGATCCTAAATATCAGCAGTTTGCTGCTGCGTTGCTGCCGAACGTGGACAACTTGCTGGGGGTGCGGTTGCCGTTGTTGCGGAAGTTGGCCCAAAAGATTGCTAAAGAAGATTGGAGAAGCTATCTAAGAAGCAAAGATCCTTGTTATTTTGAAGAAACGATGCTGCAAGGCATGATTCTAGGATATGTGCGAACCGATGTAGAAGAGCTTCTTGCCTATGTGGTTGAGTTTGTACCACGTATTGATAATTGGTCTGTTTGCGATAGCTTTTGCAGCGGGTTGAAATTTACCCAAAATCATAAGGAGTTGGTTTGGAATTTTTTGCAGCCCTATCTAGTATCAACACAGGAATATGAAATTCGCTTTGGCGTAGTTATGCTGCTTAGCTTTTTTATTGAAGAAGATTATATCGACTCAGTGTTGCTTCGCCTGCATGCGCTGCGCCAAGAGGGATATTATGCGAAAATGGCAGTAGCGTGGGCTCTTTCTATATGCTATGTGAAATTTTCGGAGCTGACGCTAGTATCTTTGCAAAGCAGTCCACTGGATACGTTTACGTATAACAAGGCCTTGCAAAAGATTACGGAGTCGTATCGCGTGGATGCAGAAAGTAAAATCAAAATTCGCAGCATGAGGCGCAACTAA
- a CDS encoding methylated-DNA--[protein]-cysteine S-methyltransferase, with the protein MAAVFYYQTELGVVGIEENGTALTKLYFGEVKRPREAELRETALLQEAGRQVKEYLAGGRKDFTLPLAPVGTDFQQRVWSALREIPYGETRTYGEIAVSIGCPQGARAVGLGNNKNPLLLFIPCHRVVGVNGKLVGYAGGIAAKEYLLNMEKQQISGVTTGRIS; encoded by the coding sequence ATGGCCGCTGTTTTTTATTATCAAACAGAGTTGGGAGTCGTAGGCATCGAAGAAAATGGAACGGCGTTGACTAAACTGTATTTTGGGGAAGTCAAACGACCGCGCGAAGCGGAGTTGCGAGAAACTGCGTTGCTGCAGGAAGCTGGGAGGCAGGTGAAAGAGTATTTAGCAGGAGGACGCAAAGACTTTACACTGCCCTTAGCTCCAGTGGGAACAGACTTTCAGCAGCGTGTTTGGAGTGCGTTGCGAGAAATTCCTTATGGTGAGACAAGGACCTATGGAGAGATTGCTGTAAGTATTGGTTGTCCTCAAGGGGCGCGCGCCGTGGGCTTGGGCAACAACAAAAATCCGTTACTGCTTTTTATTCCGTGTCACCGCGTTGTGGGGGTTAACGGGAAACTTGTTGGTTATGCAGGCGGGATAGCAGCGAAAGAATATCTTCTGAATATGGAGAAACAACAGATAAGCGGAGTGACGACTGGGAGGATATCGTGA
- a CDS encoding alpha/beta hydrolase: MNSNIDWELQQRKKAYWKTCFLALALLFIFCLNLAGLFLGSVIYEETSIIFSQLKTQNRNNTLQQLMNKGTANYQWENVSISSPFGYSLSGTFIPNATPTHKTIIFLHGFTENRTIGLYYLEIYLRAGFNVLLVDSRAHGESGGDSVTWGSLEKYDLDQWVSWLAQRIPNGAIGIHGISMGAATALLHAELNEENKRVAFYVADSPYSDFETLLSLYVRQYLYPYMPPLDSPWLADLDIASLLLPYANIVSYFHSRSTFHEASPLQSVRHVTTPILYLHGEADKLIPASMSLELQQATKGPSQLYLFANSKHGTAIFDNHRQYNQVVQHFLQTIGELS, encoded by the coding sequence ATGAATTCAAATATAGACTGGGAGTTACAACAACGAAAAAAAGCATATTGGAAAACTTGTTTTCTCGCCTTAGCACTCTTATTCATTTTTTGTCTAAATCTGGCAGGACTCTTTCTGGGCAGCGTAATCTATGAAGAAACAAGCATCATCTTCTCGCAACTGAAAACGCAAAACCGCAACAACACCCTTCAACAGTTGATGAATAAAGGAACGGCCAATTACCAATGGGAGAACGTAAGCATTTCTTCCCCCTTTGGCTATTCCTTGTCTGGAACCTTTATCCCCAACGCAACACCCACTCATAAAACGATTATTTTTCTACATGGCTTTACGGAAAACCGCACGATTGGTTTATACTATCTAGAAATTTATCTCCGTGCTGGATTTAATGTGCTGCTGGTCGACTCACGTGCCCATGGCGAAAGCGGCGGCGACTCCGTTACTTGGGGGAGTTTAGAAAAATACGACTTGGATCAATGGGTCAGTTGGCTTGCGCAGCGCATCCCTAACGGGGCCATCGGCATTCACGGTATTTCCATGGGCGCCGCCACAGCGCTGCTGCACGCAGAGCTTAACGAAGAAAACAAACGAGTAGCTTTCTATGTAGCCGATAGCCCGTATTCCGATTTTGAAACTCTGCTCTCCCTCTACGTACGCCAATATCTATACCCGTATATGCCCCCCCTTGATTCTCCTTGGCTTGCCGATCTAGATATCGCCAGCCTCCTCTTGCCCTATGCGAATATTGTATCGTACTTCCATTCCCGCTCTACCTTTCATGAAGCATCGCCACTACAATCCGTACGCCATGTTACTACTCCCATCTTGTATCTCCATGGCGAAGCTGACAAGCTCATTCCCGCTTCTATGTCGCTAGAACTACAGCAAGCCACCAAAGGCCCTAGTCAATTATATTTATTTGCCAACTCCAAACACGGAACTGCTATTTTTGACAACCACCGTCAGTATAACCAGGTGGTGCAACATTTCTTACAAACCATCGGCGAGCTCAGCTGA
- the tsaA gene encoding tRNA (N6-threonylcarbamoyladenosine(37)-N6)-methyltransferase TrmO, with the protein MNELGVVATIKSIARIHTDFPTKFGVPRQSGLAPLLATIIFEPLYRNPSALRGLEGFSHIWLIWQFSEAVGSKVSPTVRPPRLGGNTRMGVFATRSPFRPNHLGLSSVKLEKIEMHSQWGPVLHVSGADMIDKTPIFDIKPYLPYADSHPEAASGFAVSHETYKLKVIFPERWLSLVPEPLRQGLHSVLEQDPRPAYVQDSERIFGIPFAGLDVRFIVVEDILTVVEIACLKT; encoded by the coding sequence ATGAACGAATTAGGTGTTGTGGCAACCATAAAGAGTATAGCCAGAATTCATACGGATTTTCCAACTAAATTCGGCGTTCCCCGCCAAAGTGGGTTGGCTCCATTACTGGCTACGATTATTTTTGAACCGTTATATCGGAATCCTAGCGCGCTACGGGGCTTAGAAGGATTTTCTCACATTTGGCTTATTTGGCAGTTTTCAGAAGCGGTGGGCAGCAAAGTTTCACCCACTGTCAGACCGCCGCGGCTAGGCGGCAACACCCGGATGGGCGTCTTTGCTACACGTTCGCCATTTAGGCCCAATCATCTGGGGCTTTCCTCTGTCAAGTTGGAAAAAATTGAGATGCATTCCCAGTGGGGACCTGTGTTGCATGTGTCAGGGGCAGATATGATCGATAAGACGCCAATCTTTGATATTAAGCCGTATCTGCCTTATGCGGACAGCCACCCGGAAGCTGCGTCCGGTTTTGCCGTTTCCCATGAAACGTATAAGTTAAAGGTGATTTTTCCAGAGCGGTGGCTTTCTCTTGTTCCAGAGCCCTTGCGCCAGGGATTGCACAGCGTGTTGGAACAAGATCCGCGGCCGGCATATGTTCAAGATTCTGAGCGTATTTTTGGAATTCCCTTTGCGGGCCTTGATGTTCGGTTCATCGTAGTCGAGGATATTCTTACGGTTGTGGAAATTGCATGTCTCAAAACATGA
- a CDS encoding desulfoferrodoxin family protein produces MSEVVFYRCETCGNILALIKKGGGPLACCGQAMKELSANSTDAAQEKHVPVVTKENGKIKVAVGSTLHPMLPEHYIEWVALVTEDRVAIRFLKPGEEPKVEFCEMPAGIVYEYCNLHGLWMAKF; encoded by the coding sequence ATGAGTGAAGTAGTTTTCTATCGTTGTGAAACATGCGGTAATATTTTAGCTTTGATCAAAAAAGGAGGCGGACCATTGGCTTGCTGTGGGCAAGCCATGAAAGAGCTTTCAGCTAATTCTACTGATGCAGCACAAGAAAAACATGTGCCGGTTGTGACAAAAGAGAACGGCAAAATTAAAGTAGCCGTAGGCTCTACGTTGCATCCTATGCTGCCGGAACACTACATTGAGTGGGTTGCCTTAGTAACTGAGGATCGGGTTGCTATTCGCTTCTTGAAGCCTGGGGAAGAACCCAAAGTGGAATTTTGTGAAATGCCTGCTGGCATTGTTTATGAATACTGCAATTTGCATGGTTTGTGGATGGCAAAATTCTAA
- a CDS encoding CAP domain-containing protein: protein MKKYVCVLKMILSVLVLCGALACVPQQAQAFKLEVTNNQDRIMNCALVYFDSSAKRWSTSGWYNVPVGATKNFTISKAVQTSHMYMYAKAGNAELCGGDDAPHITRTVISNQFQYYDGNKCPDGPNSRSVRFYKFAVDENDAVSIEWGSARQEKQSVKGSTGGQNGGITQQEMQAIQLLNRDRAKNGLTSLSADAKLTQIARSHAADMARQNYFNHTNLQGQSPFDRMTEKGIAYRSAGENIAYNHSLENMQEAWMNSPGHRANILNTGYTHGGVGLYTKEDGTIYGVQLFASY from the coding sequence ATGAAAAAGTATGTATGCGTTCTTAAAATGATACTTAGCGTGCTGGTTCTTTGTGGAGCGCTTGCTTGTGTTCCACAGCAAGCGCAAGCGTTTAAATTAGAAGTTACCAATAATCAAGATCGGATAATGAATTGCGCCCTTGTGTATTTTGACAGTTCAGCCAAGCGCTGGTCAACAAGTGGCTGGTACAATGTACCTGTGGGGGCAACAAAAAACTTTACGATCAGCAAAGCAGTTCAAACTTCGCATATGTATATGTATGCGAAAGCGGGCAATGCGGAACTATGCGGCGGCGATGACGCTCCGCATATTACCCGTACGGTTATAAGCAATCAATTTCAGTACTATGACGGCAATAAATGCCCGGATGGACCTAATTCGCGGTCAGTACGTTTTTACAAGTTTGCCGTCGATGAGAATGATGCTGTTTCGATAGAATGGGGATCTGCGAGACAAGAGAAGCAAAGCGTTAAAGGGAGTACTGGCGGTCAAAACGGAGGTATTACGCAACAAGAGATGCAAGCTATCCAATTGTTGAATCGTGATCGCGCCAAGAATGGCTTGACGTCACTTAGTGCAGATGCGAAGCTAACGCAGATTGCGCGCAGCCATGCTGCCGATATGGCAAGACAAAATTATTTCAACCATACTAATTTGCAGGGCCAATCTCCCTTTGACCGTATGACGGAGAAGGGGATTGCATACCGTTCGGCTGGTGAAAATATTGCATATAACCATTCGCTCGAAAATATGCAGGAGGCGTGGATGAATAGCCCGGGGCATCGGGCCAACATTCTTAACACCGGGTATACTCATGGCGGCGTAGGGCTGTATACTAAAGAAGATGGTACTATTTATGGCGTGCAATTGTTTGCCAGCTATTAA